A genomic window from Pseudomonas alcaligenes includes:
- the uca gene encoding urea carboxylase: MFDKLLIANRGAIACRILRTLRQLDVKGVAVYSEADAASLHLQQADEAHSLGEGPAAQTYLVVDKILQIAKRSGAKAIHPGYGFLSENAAFAEACEAAGIAFVGPTPEQLRVFGLKHTARALAKQHGVPMLEGTELLENLDAALKAGEEVGYPVMLKSTAGGGGIGMRVCRSAEELSDAFEAVKRLGQNNFSDSGVFIEKYIQRARHLEVQVFGDGAGEVLALGVRDCSVQRRNQKVLEETPAPNLPAGMAEELCAAAIKLAKAVNYRSAGTVEFVYDSAAERFYFLEVNTRLQVEHGVTEQVWGVDLVRWMIELAAGDLPPLNELAKHLKPSGHAIQARLYAEDPGRDFQPSPGLLTAVSFPEADGKALRIDTWVEAGCEIPPYFDPMIAKLITWAPTRREASAALSRALADTLLYGVETNSQYLRQILADAPFASGSPWTRCLEGLVYQAHTFEVLCAGTQTTVQDFPGRLGYWAVGVPPSGPMDDRALRLGNRLLGNEEGAAGLEITMSGPLLRFNTEAVVAITGADIPVTLDGVAQPMNTALLIKAGSTLSLDTIAGSGARSYLTLRGGLQVPEYLGSKSTFTLGQFGGHGGRALRAGDVLHIPPLGDTSNGAQLPAALCTALPAVREIRVIYGPHGAPEYFTEGYIDTFLATDWEVHFNSSRTGVRLIGPKPEWVRDSGGEAGLHPSNIHDNPYAIGAVDFTGDMPVILGPDGPSLGGFVCPVTIIEADLWQLGQLKAGDKVRFIPVDVATARELAKAQKQVYADLSPLPFMGEGSGERAIGNAKSPSPQPSPASGRGSLSEADLTSPIVLDLGEADKRLVARLSGDTHLLLEIGQPELDLVLRFRGHALMQALEAKHLDGVIDLTPGIRSLQVHYQPETLPLANLLAVVIGEWDAVCNATDLRVPSRIVHLPLSWDDPACQLAIDKYMTTVRKDAPWCPSNLEFIRRINDLPNLDEVYRTVFDASYLVMGLGDVYLGAPVATPLDPRHRLVTTKYNPARTWTAENSVGIGGAYMCVYGMEGPGGYQFVGRTLQMWNRYREVEAFDGKPWLLRFFDQIRFYPVSAEELLQIRRDFPLGRYPLRIEHRELALADYQQFLANEAAGIDAFRRQQRAAFAAERQRWIDSGQAHFEVDETVAELSEDAPLGAGQHGIDSHIAGNLWQVQVEAGSTVQAGDVLVILESMKMEIPLTAPVGGVVREVRVQPGSPVRAGQRVVVLEEV; this comes from the coding sequence ATGTTCGACAAACTCCTGATCGCCAACCGCGGCGCCATTGCCTGCCGCATCCTGCGTACCCTGCGCCAGCTCGACGTCAAGGGCGTGGCCGTGTACTCCGAGGCCGACGCCGCCAGCCTGCACCTGCAGCAGGCCGACGAGGCCCACAGCCTGGGCGAAGGCCCGGCGGCCCAGACCTATCTGGTGGTCGACAAGATTCTGCAGATCGCCAAGCGCAGCGGCGCCAAAGCCATCCACCCCGGCTACGGCTTCCTCTCCGAGAACGCCGCCTTTGCCGAAGCCTGCGAGGCCGCCGGCATTGCCTTTGTCGGCCCCACGCCCGAACAGCTGCGCGTGTTCGGCCTCAAGCACACCGCCAGGGCACTCGCGAAACAGCATGGCGTGCCGATGCTGGAAGGCACCGAGCTGCTGGAAAACCTCGATGCCGCGCTTAAGGCCGGTGAAGAGGTCGGCTACCCGGTGATGCTGAAAAGCACCGCCGGCGGTGGCGGCATCGGCATGCGCGTGTGCCGCAGCGCGGAAGAACTAAGCGACGCCTTCGAGGCGGTCAAGCGTCTGGGGCAGAACAACTTCAGCGACAGCGGCGTGTTCATCGAGAAGTACATCCAGCGCGCCCGCCATCTGGAAGTGCAGGTCTTTGGCGACGGCGCCGGCGAAGTGCTCGCCCTTGGCGTGCGTGACTGCTCGGTGCAGCGCCGTAACCAGAAGGTGCTGGAAGAAACCCCGGCGCCCAACCTGCCGGCCGGCATGGCCGAGGAACTGTGCGCGGCGGCGATCAAGCTGGCCAAGGCGGTGAATTACCGCAGCGCCGGCACCGTGGAATTCGTCTACGACAGCGCCGCCGAGCGTTTCTACTTTTTAGAGGTGAACACCCGCCTGCAGGTCGAACACGGTGTTACCGAACAGGTGTGGGGCGTCGACCTGGTGCGCTGGATGATCGAACTGGCGGCCGGCGACCTGCCGCCGCTCAACGAACTGGCGAAGCACCTGAAACCCAGCGGCCACGCCATCCAGGCGCGCCTGTATGCCGAGGACCCGGGTCGCGACTTCCAGCCCAGCCCCGGCCTGCTCACCGCCGTCAGCTTCCCCGAAGCCGATGGCAAAGCTTTGCGCATCGACACCTGGGTCGAAGCCGGCTGCGAGATCCCGCCCTACTTCGACCCGATGATCGCCAAACTCATCACCTGGGCACCGACTCGCAGGGAGGCCAGCGCCGCCCTCAGCCGGGCCCTGGCCGATACCCTGCTGTACGGCGTGGAAACCAACAGCCAGTACCTGCGCCAGATCCTGGCCGACGCGCCCTTCGCCAGCGGCTCGCCCTGGACCCGCTGCCTGGAAGGCCTGGTCTACCAGGCGCATACCTTCGAGGTGCTCTGCGCCGGAACCCAGACCACCGTGCAGGATTTCCCCGGCCGCCTCGGCTACTGGGCGGTCGGCGTACCGCCGTCCGGCCCGATGGACGACCGCGCCCTGCGCCTGGGCAATCGCCTACTGGGCAATGAGGAAGGCGCCGCCGGCCTGGAAATCACCATGAGCGGTCCGCTGCTGCGCTTCAACACCGAGGCGGTGGTGGCGATCACCGGCGCAGATATCCCGGTGACGCTGGACGGCGTGGCCCAGCCGATGAACACCGCCCTGTTGATCAAGGCCGGCAGCACCCTGAGCCTCGACACCATCGCCGGCAGCGGCGCACGCTCCTACCTCACCCTGCGCGGCGGCCTGCAGGTGCCCGAGTATCTGGGCAGCAAAAGCACCTTCACCCTCGGCCAGTTCGGCGGCCACGGCGGCCGCGCCCTGCGTGCCGGCGATGTGCTGCACATTCCACCTCTCGGCGATACGAGCAACGGCGCGCAACTGCCCGCCGCACTCTGTACCGCCCTGCCCGCCGTGCGCGAAATCCGCGTGATATACGGCCCGCACGGCGCGCCGGAATACTTCACCGAGGGTTATATCGATACCTTCCTCGCCACCGACTGGGAAGTGCACTTCAACTCCAGCCGCACCGGCGTGCGCCTGATAGGCCCCAAGCCGGAGTGGGTACGCGACAGCGGTGGTGAAGCCGGCCTGCACCCGTCGAACATCCACGACAACCCCTATGCCATCGGCGCGGTGGACTTTACCGGCGATATGCCGGTGATACTCGGCCCGGACGGCCCGAGCCTGGGCGGCTTCGTCTGCCCGGTGACCATCATCGAGGCCGACCTGTGGCAGCTCGGCCAGCTCAAGGCTGGCGACAAGGTTCGGTTTATCCCGGTGGATGTCGCCACGGCGCGGGAGTTGGCCAAGGCGCAGAAACAGGTGTACGCGGACCTATCCCCTCTCCCATTTATGGGAGAGGGGTCGGGGGAGAGGGCAATTGGCAACGCAAAAAGCCCCTCTCCCCAGCCCTCTCCCGCAAGCGGTAGAGGGAGCTTGTCCGAGGCCGATCTAACCTCCCCCATCGTGCTCGACCTCGGCGAAGCCGACAAACGCCTGGTCGCCCGCCTCTCCGGCGACACCCACCTGCTGCTGGAAATCGGCCAGCCGGAACTGGACCTGGTGCTGCGTTTCCGCGGCCATGCGCTGATGCAGGCGCTGGAAGCCAAGCACCTCGACGGGGTGATCGACCTCACCCCCGGCATCCGCTCGCTGCAGGTGCACTACCAGCCGGAAACCCTGCCCTTGGCCAACCTGCTGGCGGTGGTGATCGGCGAGTGGGATGCGGTGTGCAACGCCACCGACCTGCGCGTACCCTCACGCATCGTCCATCTGCCGCTGTCCTGGGACGACCCGGCCTGCCAGTTGGCCATCGACAAGTACATGACCACGGTGCGCAAGGACGCGCCCTGGTGCCCGAGCAACCTGGAATTTATCCGCCGCATAAACGATCTGCCCAACCTCGACGAGGTGTACCGCACGGTGTTCGATGCCAGCTACCTGGTGATGGGCCTGGGCGACGTCTACCTCGGCGCCCCGGTGGCCACGCCGCTGGACCCGCGCCACCGCCTGGTCACCACCAAGTACAACCCGGCGCGCACCTGGACCGCGGAGAACTCGGTGGGCATCGGTGGCGCCTACATGTGCGTGTACGGCATGGAAGGCCCCGGCGGTTACCAGTTCGTCGGCCGCACCCTGCAGATGTGGAACCGCTACCGCGAGGTCGAGGCCTTCGACGGCAAGCCCTGGCTGCTGCGCTTCTTCGACCAGATCCGCTTCTACCCGGTGAGCGCGGAGGAACTGCTGCAGATCCGCCGCGACTTCCCCCTGGGCCGTTACCCTCTGCGCATCGAGCACAGGGAGCTGGCCCTGGCCGACTACCAGCAGTTCCTCGCCAACGAGGCCGCAGGCATCGACGCCTTCCGCCGCCAGCAGCGCGCCGCCTTCGCCGCCGAACGCCAGCGCTGGATCGATTCCGGCCAGGCGCATTTCGAGGTGGACGAGACAGTGGCCGAACTGAGCGAGGATGCCCCGCTCGGCGCCGGCCAGCACGGCATCGACAGCCATATCGCCGGCAACCTCTGGCAGGTGCAGGTGGAGGCCGGCAGCACGGTGCAGGCCGGCGACGTGCTGGTGATCCTCGAATCGATGAAGATGGAGATACCCCTCACTGCGCCGGTCGGCGGTGTGGTGCGCGAGGTGCGGGTGCAGCCGGGCTCGCCGGTGCGCGCCGGGCAGCGGGTGGTGGTGCTGGAGGAGGTATAA
- a CDS encoding urea amidolyase associated protein UAAP2, whose amino-acid sequence MSLTASTLHPEAAVFRHVIPAGEPYLFEVKAGQTLRLLDLEGNQAVDTLFFSAKNPRERYDPQRTLRKQNRVYLTTGTVLWSNLGNPLLTITADTCGRHDTLGGACAQESNTVRYALDKRYMHSCRDNFLRGALHDGRLEKRDIGANINFFMNVPVTPEGGLTFADGISAPGKYVELKAHMDVIVLISNCPQLNNPCNAYNPTPAEVLVWD is encoded by the coding sequence ATGAGTCTCACCGCCAGCACCCTGCATCCCGAAGCCGCCGTGTTCCGCCACGTGATCCCGGCCGGCGAGCCCTACCTGTTCGAGGTCAAGGCCGGGCAGACCCTGCGCCTGCTCGACCTGGAAGGCAACCAGGCCGTCGACACCCTGTTCTTCAGCGCCAAGAACCCGCGCGAGCGCTACGACCCACAGCGCACCCTGCGCAAACAGAACCGCGTGTACCTGACCACCGGCACCGTGCTCTGGTCCAACCTCGGCAACCCGCTGCTGACCATCACGGCCGATACCTGCGGCCGCCACGACACCCTCGGCGGCGCCTGCGCCCAGGAGAGCAACACCGTGCGCTACGCCCTGGACAAGCGCTACATGCACAGCTGCCGCGACAACTTCCTGCGCGGCGCGCTGCATGACGGCCGCCTGGAGAAGCGCGACATCGGCGCCAACATCAACTTCTTCATGAACGTTCCCGTCACTCCGGAAGGTGGCCTGACCTTCGCCGACGGCATCTCGGCCCCGGGCAAGTACGTGGAGCTGAAAGCGCATATGGATGTGATCGTGCTGATCTCCAACTGCCCGCAATTGAACAACCCCTGCAACGCCTACAACCCGACCCCGGCCGAGGTGCTGGTATGGGACTGA
- a CDS encoding urea amidolyase associated protein UAAP1 has product MTASLALRPTLYEETVPGGGHTSFVLKRGQLLRITDLDGGANVSLLLLNAVEKSERLNLPDTLKCQHTARLTAGHCLYSDMGRVLAAITADTCGWHDSFGGVLNAQEVAEKYGQGRYQELRNGFFRNGVDNLLVELGKWNLGLADLLMNLNLFSKVTVDADGCFHFEAGNSKAGDYLELYAPMDTLVVLSALQHPLDPNPQYAPKPVQLTWSRVESDGISVLCRTSRPENGRGFHNTERLYLA; this is encoded by the coding sequence ATGACTGCCTCTCTCGCCCTGCGCCCCACTCTCTACGAGGAGACAGTCCCCGGTGGCGGCCACACCTCCTTCGTGCTCAAGCGCGGCCAGCTGCTGCGCATCACCGATCTCGACGGCGGCGCCAACGTCAGCCTGCTGCTGCTCAATGCTGTCGAAAAGAGCGAACGGCTGAACCTGCCGGATACCCTCAAGTGCCAGCACACCGCCAGGCTCACCGCCGGCCACTGCCTGTACTCGGACATGGGCAGAGTCCTCGCTGCCATCACCGCCGACACCTGCGGCTGGCACGACAGCTTCGGCGGCGTGCTCAACGCGCAGGAAGTCGCCGAGAAATACGGCCAGGGCCGCTACCAGGAACTGCGCAACGGCTTCTTCCGCAACGGCGTGGACAACCTGCTGGTGGAACTGGGCAAGTGGAACCTGGGCCTTGCGGACCTGCTGATGAACCTCAACCTGTTCAGCAAGGTCACCGTCGATGCGGACGGCTGCTTCCACTTCGAAGCCGGCAATTCCAAGGCCGGCGATTACCTCGAGCTGTACGCGCCGATGGATACCCTGGTGGTGCTCAGCGCCCTGCAGCACCCGCTGGACCCCAACCCGCAGTACGCACCCAAGCCGGTGCAGCTGACCTGGAGCCGGGTCGAGAGCGACGGCATCAGCGTGCTCTGCCGCACCTCGCGCCCGGAGAACGGCCGCGGCTTCCACAACACCGAGAGGCTTTATCTGGCATGA
- a CDS encoding ABC transporter ATP-binding protein, producing MSFIQVKNVWQEYGDQVVLERLNLIVREGEFCTLVGASGCGKSTFLRLLLGQEQPSRGEILLAGQPLVAEPDASRGVVFQRYSVFPHLSVLDNVAIGLELPRSPLLGRLFGNAKREARERAAELLRKVGLGHALDKYPSALSGGMQQRLAIAQALITRPRVLLLDEPFGALDPGIRKDMHALLLELWRETGLTVFMVTHDLSEGFSLGTRLLVFDKVRLDPHAPNAFGARITYDIPLNSERRAALPAELAERLQPQLQGA from the coding sequence ATGAGCTTCATCCAGGTCAAGAATGTCTGGCAGGAATATGGCGACCAGGTCGTCCTGGAGAGACTCAACCTGATCGTGCGCGAGGGCGAGTTCTGCACCCTGGTCGGCGCCTCCGGCTGCGGCAAATCGACTTTCCTGCGCCTGCTGCTGGGCCAGGAGCAGCCGAGCCGCGGCGAGATCCTCCTGGCCGGTCAGCCGCTGGTGGCCGAACCGGATGCCAGCCGCGGCGTGGTGTTCCAGCGCTACTCGGTGTTCCCCCACCTGTCGGTGCTGGACAACGTCGCCATCGGCCTGGAGCTGCCGCGCTCGCCCCTGCTCGGCCGCCTGTTCGGCAATGCCAAGCGCGAGGCGCGCGAACGCGCCGCCGAGCTGCTGCGCAAGGTCGGCCTCGGCCATGCCCTGGACAAGTACCCCAGCGCGCTGTCCGGCGGCATGCAGCAGCGCCTGGCCATCGCCCAGGCGCTGATCACCAGGCCGCGCGTGCTGCTGCTGGACGAACCCTTCGGCGCGCTGGACCCGGGCATCCGCAAGGACATGCACGCCCTGCTGCTGGAGCTGTGGCGCGAAACCGGGCTGACCGTGTTTATGGTCACCCATGACCTCTCCGAGGGCTTCAGCCTCGGCACCCGCCTGCTGGTGTTCGACAAGGTGCGCCTCGACCCGCACGCGCCCAACGCCTTCGGCGCGCGCATCACCTACGACATTCCGCTCAACAGCGAACGCCGTGCGGCCCTGCCCGCCGAACTGGCCGAGCGCCTGCAACCGCAACTTCAAGGAGCCTGA
- a CDS encoding ABC transporter permease: MRLINRYPDRGGRLLLILLPFALLLFAYFAGSTARLADNPNDKLLPSAAQMVDAVEHLAFNEDKRTGQYLFWQDSAASLGRLGLGIGIAALAGLMLGIAAGSIPLFGAPLSPLLTVLSMIPPLAILPILFIVFGLGELSKVMLIVIGITPCIARDIEQRAREIPRELLIKAQTLGASTWTLILRVVLPQLLPRLLISLRLMLGSAWLFLIAAEAIASTDGLGYRIFLVRRYLAMDVILPYVVWITLLAWLMDLGLRRLTQLCFPWYEGAKA, encoded by the coding sequence ATGCGCCTGATCAACCGATACCCGGACCGCGGCGGTCGCCTGCTGCTGATCCTGCTGCCCTTCGCCCTGCTGCTGTTCGCCTACTTCGCAGGCTCCACGGCACGCCTGGCGGACAACCCCAACGACAAGCTGCTGCCCAGCGCCGCGCAGATGGTCGATGCGGTCGAGCACCTGGCCTTCAACGAGGACAAGCGCACCGGCCAGTACCTGTTCTGGCAGGACAGCGCCGCCAGCCTCGGCCGTCTCGGCCTGGGCATCGGCATCGCCGCCCTGGCCGGCCTGATGCTGGGGATCGCCGCCGGCAGCATCCCGCTGTTCGGCGCACCGCTGTCGCCGCTGCTCACCGTGCTGTCGATGATCCCACCGCTGGCGATCCTGCCGATCCTGTTCATCGTGTTCGGCCTGGGCGAGCTGTCCAAGGTGATGCTGATCGTCATCGGCATCACCCCCTGCATCGCCCGCGACATCGAGCAGCGCGCCCGCGAGATCCCGCGCGAGCTGCTGATCAAGGCACAGACCCTCGGCGCCAGCACCTGGACCCTGATCCTGCGCGTGGTGCTGCCGCAGTTGTTGCCGCGCCTGCTGATCTCCCTGCGCCTGATGCTCGGTTCGGCCTGGCTGTTCCTCATCGCCGCCGAGGCCATCGCCAGCACCGACGGCCTCGGCTACCGCATCTTCCTGGTGCGCCGCTACCTGGCCATGGACGTGATCCTGCCCTACGTGGTGTGGATCACCCTGCTCGCCTGGCTGATGGACCTGGGCCTGCGCCGCCTGACCCAGCTGTGCTTCCCCTGGTACGAAGGAGCCAAGGCATGA
- a CDS encoding putative urea ABC transporter substrate-binding protein has protein sequence MRKSPLFALLSAGLAAALAFPAHAEKKEQFDVCWTIYAGWMPWEYGAAQGIVDKWAQKYGIEIKVTQLNDYVESINQYTAGAFDGCTMTNMDALTIPAAGGVDSTALIVGDFSNGNDGIVLKGEKKTLGDLKGMDVNLVELSVSHYLLARGLERAGLSEKDLKVVNTSDADLVAAFATDDVKAVATWNPLLAEIEATPGVTKVFDSSQIPGEIIDLMVVNSDTLKDNPELGKALTGAWYEIMATMSADSAEGKAAREHMAKASGTDLAGYEAQLAATKMFYSAKDAVAFANSPKLPATMTKVAEFSFSHGLLGEGAQSADAIGMAFAKDVVTGDAGNIKLRFDPTYMEMAAQGKL, from the coding sequence ATGCGCAAGTCCCCGCTGTTCGCCCTGCTTTCCGCCGGCCTCGCCGCCGCCCTCGCCTTCCCCGCCCACGCCGAAAAGAAAGAGCAGTTCGACGTCTGCTGGACCATCTACGCCGGCTGGATGCCATGGGAATACGGCGCCGCCCAGGGCATCGTCGACAAGTGGGCACAGAAGTACGGCATCGAGATCAAGGTCACCCAGCTCAACGACTACGTCGAATCGATCAACCAGTACACCGCCGGCGCCTTCGACGGCTGCACCATGACCAACATGGATGCCCTGACCATTCCCGCCGCCGGTGGCGTGGACAGCACCGCGCTGATCGTCGGCGACTTCTCCAACGGCAACGACGGCATCGTGCTCAAGGGCGAGAAGAAGACCCTCGGCGACCTCAAGGGCATGGACGTCAACCTGGTCGAGCTGTCCGTCTCCCATTACCTGCTGGCCCGCGGCCTGGAGCGCGCCGGCCTGAGCGAGAAGGACCTGAAGGTGGTCAACACCTCCGACGCCGACCTGGTCGCCGCCTTCGCCACCGACGACGTCAAGGCGGTGGCCACCTGGAACCCGCTGCTGGCCGAGATCGAAGCCACCCCGGGCGTGACCAAGGTGTTCGACTCCAGCCAGATTCCCGGCGAGATCATCGACCTGATGGTGGTCAACAGCGACACGCTGAAGGACAACCCCGAGCTGGGCAAGGCGCTGACCGGCGCCTGGTACGAGATCATGGCCACCATGAGCGCCGATTCGGCCGAGGGCAAGGCCGCCCGCGAACACATGGCCAAGGCCTCCGGCACCGACCTGGCCGGCTACGAGGCGCAGCTGGCGGCGACCAAGATGTTCTATTCGGCCAAGGATGCGGTGGCCTTCGCCAACAGCCCGAAGCTGCCGGCGACCATGACCAAGGTGGCCGAGTTCTCCTTCAGCCATGGTCTGCTCGGCGAGGGCGCACAGAGCGCCGACGCCATCGGCATGGCATTCGCCAAGGACGTAGTCACCGGCGACGCCGGCAACATCAAGCTGCGCTTCGATCCGACCTACATGGAAATGGCCGCGCAAGGCAAGCTCTGA